A stretch of the Sulfurospirillum sp. UCH001 genome encodes the following:
- a CDS encoding RDD family protein — protein MTNEELIEKFESENITLASLQKRGLAYFIDEILISVLFSLIYFDQIPENMSTEEMIGAINSLFGYVVVLKVIYQTYFVWMYGATLGRIAMKIRVISTDDLENPSFLLSLSRAAFRIISESIFYLGFLWAALNPKRETWHDKVASTLVVNAN, from the coding sequence ATGACAAATGAAGAGTTGATTGAAAAATTTGAAAGTGAAAATATTACGTTAGCATCGCTTCAAAAACGAGGTCTTGCGTATTTCATTGATGAAATTTTGATTTCGGTTTTATTCTCTTTAATCTATTTTGATCAAATTCCTGAAAATATGAGTACTGAAGAGATGATCGGTGCGATTAATAGTTTGTTCGGTTATGTAGTTGTTTTAAAAGTCATCTATCAAACTTATTTTGTTTGGATGTATGGTGCGACATTAGGTAGAATAGCAATGAAAATTAGGGTTATCTCTACAGATGACTTAGAAAATCCTTCCTTTTTGCTTTCACTTAGCAGAGCGGCATTTAGAATTATCAGTGAGTCCATATTTTACTTAGGTTTTTTATGGGCAGCTTTAAATCCAAAAAGAGAGACATGGCATGATAAAGTTGCCAGTACGTTGGTGGTCAATGCGAATTAA
- a CDS encoding LPS-assembly protein LptD has translation MRIKFFVLLVLSLGSMWAAQTQKTPQDVEVLAQSVTKNGTLIHAVNDVVLYSPKYLITADEAYYDHESGDLELFGNITMLEGVSYASRSGHTKLNLNTDKGISDPLFFFDEKSNVWIKCENAILNPETYVTEKSIVSSCNTQEPDWKIAFTTGEFNKESKWLHLYNPVFYANDVPLFYLPYFSFSTDTTRRTGLLRPEFGLGRTEGFYYMQPIYIAPDVDYDVELRPQIRTNRGEGIHGTYRFVDSAYSSGELTTGYFKEHSNYAEEENLKNSSHYGFRMMYDRSQLLSRKYDFEDGLWFDINYLNDIDYYNTMRNETLSYDKLATSRLNYYVTKDLDYVGMYAKYYIDTSKVSNDTTLQELPTVHYHHFANPLFLDNLFYSVDYKAKNYDRKEGMTAFQNEVDVPFTFYFSLLEDYLHVSVSENLYASHIAYGSDDTQENEGKYWRNYHKISLYTELAKPYDSFYHTMFIGLDHIIPSKEDENGYMADFIPLNTLAKSTSLTLKEFFYNSDAEKKVSHKMKQFYYSDYNYKYGDLENDLQYYITDKISLGHNIHYSHEFSKISRNQISINYMDDIYSTSLRYTYQGTTYKENTIYKIIEDSTAKKDYSYVTLYADSKYFTHYKVFTSIDYDVREDEFRSWALGFKKSLKCWDYSIQYKDTTTPKSTSSTNGIDSVNRQGIMFLFNLYPMGSVGYELSKESEQKL, from the coding sequence ATGCGAATTAAATTTTTTGTTTTATTGGTGCTTTCATTAGGAAGCATGTGGGCAGCACAAACACAAAAGACTCCACAAGATGTTGAAGTCTTAGCACAGAGTGTTACTAAAAATGGTACGTTGATACATGCTGTTAATGATGTTGTTCTTTACAGTCCAAAATATCTTATTACCGCTGATGAAGCGTATTATGATCATGAAAGTGGAGATTTAGAACTTTTTGGCAATATTACAATGTTGGAGGGTGTCAGTTACGCATCGCGTAGTGGTCATACAAAACTCAATCTTAACACGGATAAAGGTATTTCTGATCCTCTGTTCTTTTTTGATGAAAAATCAAATGTTTGGATCAAATGTGAAAATGCTATTTTAAATCCAGAAACGTATGTGACAGAAAAATCAATTGTTTCAAGTTGTAATACACAAGAACCTGATTGGAAAATCGCCTTTACAACAGGCGAATTCAATAAAGAGAGTAAGTGGTTACATCTTTATAACCCAGTTTTTTATGCGAATGATGTTCCTCTCTTTTATCTTCCTTATTTTTCATTTTCAACAGATACAACACGTAGAACAGGGCTTTTAAGACCGGAGTTTGGATTGGGACGCACAGAAGGGTTTTATTATATGCAACCTATTTACATCGCTCCTGACGTTGATTATGATGTTGAACTTCGTCCACAAATAAGAACGAATAGAGGCGAAGGAATACATGGAACCTATCGTTTTGTTGATTCTGCTTATTCTTCTGGAGAATTGACAACAGGTTATTTTAAAGAACATAGTAATTATGCCGAAGAAGAAAACCTTAAAAATAGCTCTCATTATGGTTTTAGGATGATGTATGATCGTAGTCAACTTTTAAGTCGTAAATACGATTTTGAAGATGGATTGTGGTTCGATATTAATTATTTGAATGACATTGACTATTATAATACCATGCGTAATGAGACCTTAAGTTACGATAAATTAGCTACTTCTAGACTTAATTATTATGTTACTAAAGATTTGGATTATGTTGGTATGTATGCAAAATATTATATCGATACTTCTAAAGTATCTAATGATACAACGTTGCAGGAGTTACCAACTGTGCATTATCATCATTTTGCAAATCCACTTTTTTTAGATAATTTATTTTATTCTGTGGATTATAAAGCAAAAAATTATGATCGAAAAGAAGGTATGACTGCTTTTCAAAATGAAGTTGATGTTCCTTTTACCTTCTACTTTTCACTTCTCGAAGATTATTTGCATGTAAGTGTTTCAGAAAATCTCTATGCATCCCATATCGCATATGGAAGTGATGATACGCAAGAAAATGAAGGAAAATATTGGAGAAATTATCATAAAATCTCACTCTATACAGAACTAGCTAAACCGTATGATTCATTTTATCATACGATGTTTATCGGTCTTGACCATATTATCCCCAGTAAAGAGGATGAAAATGGTTATATGGCAGATTTTATACCACTCAATACACTTGCAAAGAGTACATCTTTAACATTAAAAGAGTTTTTTTATAATAGTGATGCTGAGAAGAAAGTTAGTCATAAAATGAAACAATTCTATTACAGTGACTATAATTATAAATATGGTGATTTAGAAAACGATCTACAATATTACATAACAGATAAAATTTCATTAGGCCATAATATTCACTATTCTCATGAGTTTAGTAAAATTTCACGTAATCAGATTTCTATCAATTACATGGATGATATTTACTCAACTTCATTACGTTATACATATCAAGGCACTACTTATAAAGAAAATACAATTTATAAAATCATTGAAGATTCGACAGCAAAAAAAGATTATAGTTACGTTACATTATATGCTGATAGTAAATATTTTACTCATTATAAAGTATTTACCTCAATCGATTATGATGTTCGTGAAGATGAGTTCAGATCGTGGGCATTAGGGTTTAAAAAGAGCTTGAAATGTTGGGATTATTCTATTCAGTATAAGGATACAACAACTCCAAAATCAACAAGTTCAACTAATGGAATTGATTCTGTAAATAGACAGGGTATTATGTTTTTGTTCAACCTCTATCCTATGGGAAGTGTTGGATATGAACTTTCTAAAGAGTCAGAACAAAAGTTATAA
- a CDS encoding polyribonucleotide nucleotidyltransferase — protein MEYKINVNNQEEIYDLGKVAKQAAGAALLKIKNTVILATVARDDTQVAENFVPLTVQYIEKTYAVGKIPGGYFKRETKPGDFETLTSRIIDRSLRPLFPKGYAYPTQITVFVLSCDSEVDLQVAALNAASAALYLSDIPVNKAVAGVRIGYIDGQYVVNPSNSALKTSSLDLYVAGTKEELLMIEMRSIASMETMSLPVMAIDPMLDPTLAESVIAKQSVNEFDEDAILAAIDKAQSAITEATSAYETTFKPLKKEDAILDYKQDLVNDSIYAYIDEFYKEEVYNAINQMAKSERASELGKIVTKILSDEVAVLEGWSKDLVDSVVNAYKKKIVREMIIEKRVRADGRKLNEIRPISIETNLLPLAHGSCLFTRGQTQALVVATLGNDKDAQMYDLLTEKNTINDTFMVNYNFPGFSVGEASPLRAPGRRELGHGNLARRALEPVVDMNRLQTIRLVSEILESNGSSSMATICGGALALKAAGIHLEKLVAGIAMGLVFEGDKHAVLSDIMGLEDHDGDMDFKVAGTRDGITALQMDIKLGGISRDVLKEALYQAKEGRAHILGLMEAANEEIVVNNAILPKLELFNVDPSKIVDIIGQAGKTIREIIEKFEVSIDLDREKGEVKIAGENKEKVEAAKEHIIQITNKPAFGGRGGHGRDRGDKHGHGHKEEKPIPTFIQDEVVDGVVKRIVDFGAFIELPGGIDGLLHVSKIADHRVDKVSDYLSLEQKVRVKILKQTGNKIELGLER, from the coding sequence GTGGAATATAAAATTAATGTTAATAACCAAGAAGAGATTTATGATCTCGGCAAAGTTGCAAAACAAGCAGCAGGTGCTGCATTATTAAAAATTAAAAATACGGTTATTTTAGCAACAGTTGCAAGAGATGATACTCAGGTTGCTGAGAACTTTGTACCATTAACAGTGCAATATATTGAAAAAACATATGCCGTTGGAAAAATTCCTGGTGGTTATTTTAAACGTGAAACCAAACCGGGTGATTTTGAAACTCTAACGTCACGAATTATTGATAGAAGTCTTAGACCACTTTTCCCAAAAGGGTATGCTTATCCAACTCAAATTACTGTTTTTGTATTAAGTTGTGATTCAGAAGTTGATCTCCAAGTAGCCGCTCTAAATGCTGCTAGTGCTGCTCTTTATCTTTCCGATATTCCTGTAAATAAAGCAGTTGCAGGTGTGCGTATTGGCTATATTGACGGACAATATGTTGTGAATCCTTCAAATTCAGCTTTAAAAACGAGTTCATTAGATCTTTACGTAGCAGGAACTAAAGAAGAGCTCTTAATGATTGAAATGCGCTCTATTGCTTCAATGGAAACGATGAGCCTTCCTGTCATGGCCATTGATCCTATGCTGGATCCGACACTTGCAGAGAGCGTTATCGCTAAACAATCTGTAAATGAATTTGATGAAGATGCTATTTTAGCTGCAATTGATAAAGCTCAAAGTGCTATTACAGAAGCTACATCAGCTTATGAAACTACATTTAAGCCTTTGAAAAAAGAAGATGCTATTCTTGATTATAAGCAAGATTTAGTCAATGATTCTATTTATGCCTACATTGACGAATTCTATAAAGAAGAAGTTTATAATGCCATCAATCAAATGGCAAAAAGTGAACGAGCAAGTGAGCTTGGAAAGATTGTTACTAAAATCTTAAGTGATGAAGTTGCCGTTTTAGAAGGTTGGAGCAAAGACCTTGTTGATAGCGTTGTCAATGCCTATAAAAAGAAAATTGTACGTGAAATGATTATTGAAAAACGTGTTCGTGCTGATGGTAGAAAACTTAATGAAATCAGACCTATTAGCATTGAGACAAACTTATTACCTCTTGCGCATGGCTCATGTCTCTTTACACGTGGACAAACACAAGCTTTAGTTGTTGCGACATTGGGTAATGATAAAGATGCACAGATGTATGATCTCTTAACCGAGAAAAATACAATTAATGATACATTTATGGTGAATTATAACTTCCCAGGTTTCTCTGTGGGTGAAGCTTCTCCACTCCGTGCACCAGGTCGAAGAGAATTAGGTCATGGCAATCTTGCTCGTCGTGCATTAGAACCAGTTGTTGATATGAATCGCTTACAAACCATTCGTCTAGTTTCTGAGATTTTAGAATCCAATGGTTCTTCCTCTATGGCGACTATCTGTGGTGGTGCATTAGCCCTTAAAGCTGCTGGCATTCATCTTGAAAAACTTGTAGCAGGTATTGCTATGGGGCTCGTTTTTGAAGGGGATAAACACGCGGTTTTAAGTGATATTATGGGCTTAGAAGATCATGATGGCGATATGGACTTTAAAGTAGCTGGAACAAGAGATGGTATTACGGCTCTTCAGATGGACATTAAACTGGGTGGTATTTCGCGAGATGTTCTAAAAGAAGCTTTATATCAAGCAAAAGAGGGTAGAGCACATATTTTAGGCTTGATGGAAGCTGCAAATGAAGAAATTGTAGTTAATAATGCTATTTTGCCAAAGCTAGAGCTTTTCAATGTTGATCCGTCTAAAATTGTAGACATCATTGGTCAAGCCGGTAAAACGATTCGCGAAATTATTGAAAAATTTGAAGTCTCTATTGACCTCGATCGTGAAAAAGGTGAAGTTAAGATTGCTGGCGAAAATAAAGAAAAAGTAGAAGCAGCAAAAGAACATATTATTCAGATTACAAATAAACCTGCATTTGGTGGACGTGGTGGTCATGGAAGAGATCGTGGTGACAAACACGGACATGGTCACAAAGAAGAGAAACCTATCCCAACATTTATTCAGGATGAAGTTGTAGATGGCGTAGTAAAACGCATTGTCGATTTTGGTGCATTTATTGAGCTCCCTGGTGGTATTGATGGTCTTTTACATGTATCAAAAATTGCTGATCATCGCGTAGATAAAGTAAGTGATTACTTGAGCTTAGAGCAAAAAGTACGTGTTAAAATTTTGAAACAAACAGGAAATAAAATAGAGTTAGGTTTAGAGCGCTAA
- a CDS encoding F0F1 ATP synthase subunit C, with protein sequence MKKILFLMVAFATFAFAGEGETVKAYSALAVGIVLGLAALGGAIGMGNTASSAISGTARNPGLGGKLVTTMFIALAMIEAQVIYALVISLILLYKNPFLG encoded by the coding sequence TTGAAAAAGATTCTTTTTTTAATGGTAGCATTTGCAACATTTGCATTTGCAGGTGAAGGTGAAACAGTTAAAGCTTATTCAGCACTTGCTGTAGGTATCGTACTTGGTCTTGCTGCACTTGGTGGCGCAATCGGTATGGGTAACACTGCATCTTCAGCTATTTCTGGAACAGCAAGAAATCCTGGTCTTGGTGGTAAACTTGTAACTACAATGTTTATTGCACTTGCGATGATCGAAGCACAAGTTATTTATGCACTTGTTATCTCTTTGATCCTTCTTTACAAAAACCCATTTCTTGGTTAA